Proteins encoded by one window of Rhodamnia argentea isolate NSW1041297 chromosome 6, ASM2092103v1, whole genome shotgun sequence:
- the LOC115749391 gene encoding uncharacterized protein At3g27210-like yields the protein MGNCVTVPRNQNPAVKLDLSVTSKTDGVPIQEASAEARNSVAEAGPKPQPTPVASFRELGTKEEMFFESQAWWESDCEDYFSVCDDTTPSRGNTPVHPKSSFGNVVVNKNLPAEGALNSVPPPLTEPKKLLIELFQESFNDAAPDEDQSLRGRLNAKSSDIPLATESPVKSPFSIGRNSAYSAEATPNRSSKMAKLKSGPSSQCCLPNLVRNLSFGERKRKMSPSYGGGSNPKPQQVDSTLA from the exons ATGGGTAATTGTGTCACTGTTCCCAGGAATCAGAACCCCGCCGTGAAGCTCGATCTGTCCGTGACCTCCAAGACCGACGGCGTCCCGATTCAGGAAGCGAGCGCCGAAGCTCGGAATTCGGTGGCTGAAGCTGGTCCGAAGCCACAACCCACGCCTGTGGCGAGCTTCCGCGAGCTCG GTACCAAGGAGGAGATGTTTTTTGAATCTCAAGCGTGGTGGGAATCTGACTGTGAAGATTATTTCAGCGTCTGCGATG ATACAACCCCGTCTCGCGGCAACACTCCGGTCCACCCCAAAAGCTCTTTTGGAAATGTGGTAGTGAATAAAAATCTTCCGGCAGAGGGAGCGCTTAATTCTGTGCCGCCCCCACTGACTGAACCCAAAAAGCTGCTTATCGAGCTTTTTCAGGAAAGTTTCAATGATGCTGCTCCTGATGAAGATCAGAGTTTGAGGGGAAGGTTGAATGCCAAGTCAAGTGATATCCCACTCGCTACCGAGTCCCCAGTGAAAAGCCCGTTCAGTATAGGAAGGAACTCTGCCTACAGCGCCGAGGCGACCCCAAACCGATCATCGAAAATGGCAAAGTTGAAATCTGGACCATCTTCCCAGTGCTGCCTACCGAATTTGGTACGAAACCTGAGTTTTGgtgagaggaagaggaagatgagcCCCAGCTATGGTGGTGGAAGCAACCCGAAGCCTCAACAGGTCGATAGTACACTTGCATAG
- the LOC115749393 gene encoding protein kish, which yields MSALFNFHSFLTVVLLVICTCTYVKMHFPAILEQRTGFRGFFWKAARIGERLSPWVAIGCFSMGVSIIFF from the exons ATG TCGGCACTGTTCAATTTCCATTCGTTTCTCACGGTAGTACTGCTGGTAATATGTACGTGTACTTATGTGAAGATGCACTTTCCGGCCATTCTGGAGCAGAGGACTGG GTTTCGTGGTTTCTTTTGGAAGGCAGCTAGAATAG GTGAGCGTCTTAGTCCTTGGGTGGCCATCGGATGTTTTTCAATGGGCGTGTCCATAATATTCTTCTGA
- the LOC115749371 gene encoding OVARIAN TUMOR DOMAIN-containing deubiquitinating enzyme 4-like isoform X2 yields MRTIPIGTMPKPENLIGIAGDGSCLFRSVIHGAYLKAGKQSPSESLQKQLADELRAKVADEFVKRRTEIEWFLEGDFDTYVAEMRQPHKWGGEPELLMCSHILQMPITVFMKERFSGRLKIIAEYGREYGTGNSINVLYHSYGHYDALLAPIGNVQSRITSLVSRSSIQESLKICPNVTYACELLPHRLKGCTSDFPSEPGSIAVKL; encoded by the exons ATGCGGACCATCCCAATCGGAACGATGCCGAAACCCGAAAACTTGATTG GCATAGCTGGAGATGGTAGCTGTTTGTTTCGTTCTGTGATTCATGGTGCGTACCTAAAAGCTGGGAAGCAATCACCAAGTGAAAGCCTTCAGAAACAACTTGCAGACGAGCTTAGAGCTAAA GTTGCTGATGAATTTGTTAAGAGGAGAACAGAAATTGAATG GTTTCTCGAAGGTGATTTTGACACCTACGTAGCAGAGATGAGACAGCCTCATAAATGGGGAGGAGAGCCTGAATTGCTTATGTGCTCGCACATCCTACA GATGCCCATTACAGTTTTTATGAAGGAAAGATTTTCGGGTAGACTGAAGATCATAGCTGAATATGGCCGAGAGTATGGCACTGGAAACTCCATTAATGTCCTCTACCATAGTTACGGACACTATGATGCGCTGCTGGCTCCAATTGGCAATGTGCAATCCAGGAT AACTAGCTTGGTCTCCAGGAGCTCTATCCAGGAGAGTTTGAAGATTTGTCCCAATGTCACCTATGCTTGTGAGCTACTGCCTCATAGATTGAAGGGCTGTACATCAGATTTTCCTTCTGAACCAGGCAGCATCGCAGTTAAGCTGTGA
- the LOC115749371 gene encoding OVARIAN TUMOR DOMAIN-containing deubiquitinating enzyme 4-like isoform X3 yields MRTIPIGTMPKPENLIGNDPAQFRTIRIAGDGSCLFRSVIHGAYLKAGKQSPSESLQKQLADELRAKVADEFVKRRTEIEWFLEGDFDTYVAEMRQPHKWGGEPELLMCSHILQMPITVFMKERFSGRLKIIAEYGREYGTGNSINVLYHSYGHYDALLAPIGNVQSRMLNKR; encoded by the exons ATGCGGACCATCCCAATCGGAACGATGCCGAAACCCGAAAACTTGATTGGTAACGACCCGGCTCAATTTCGAACGATTC GCATAGCTGGAGATGGTAGCTGTTTGTTTCGTTCTGTGATTCATGGTGCGTACCTAAAAGCTGGGAAGCAATCACCAAGTGAAAGCCTTCAGAAACAACTTGCAGACGAGCTTAGAGCTAAA GTTGCTGATGAATTTGTTAAGAGGAGAACAGAAATTGAATG GTTTCTCGAAGGTGATTTTGACACCTACGTAGCAGAGATGAGACAGCCTCATAAATGGGGAGGAGAGCCTGAATTGCTTATGTGCTCGCACATCCTACA GATGCCCATTACAGTTTTTATGAAGGAAAGATTTTCGGGTAGACTGAAGATCATAGCTGAATATGGCCGAGAGTATGGCACTGGAAACTCCATTAATGTCCTCTACCATAGTTACGGACACTATGATGCGCTGCTGGCTCCAATTGGCAATGTGCAATCCAGGAT GTTGAACAAAAGATGA
- the LOC115749371 gene encoding OVARIAN TUMOR DOMAIN-containing deubiquitinating enzyme 4-like isoform X1: MVSSFCFPYTPVFLVISMDSEHGIAGDGSCLFRSVIHGAYLKAGKQSPSESLQKQLADELRAKVADEFVKRRTEIEWFLEGDFDTYVAEMRQPHKWGGEPELLMCSHILQMPITVFMKERFSGRLKIIAEYGREYGTGNSINVLYHSYGHYDALLAPIGNVQSRITSLVSRSSIQESLKICPNVTYACELLPHRLKGCTSDFPSEPGSIAVKL; encoded by the exons ATGGTCTCTAGTTTTTGCTTCCCTTATACACCAGTATTTTTGGTCATCAGCATGGATAGTGAGCATG GCATAGCTGGAGATGGTAGCTGTTTGTTTCGTTCTGTGATTCATGGTGCGTACCTAAAAGCTGGGAAGCAATCACCAAGTGAAAGCCTTCAGAAACAACTTGCAGACGAGCTTAGAGCTAAA GTTGCTGATGAATTTGTTAAGAGGAGAACAGAAATTGAATG GTTTCTCGAAGGTGATTTTGACACCTACGTAGCAGAGATGAGACAGCCTCATAAATGGGGAGGAGAGCCTGAATTGCTTATGTGCTCGCACATCCTACA GATGCCCATTACAGTTTTTATGAAGGAAAGATTTTCGGGTAGACTGAAGATCATAGCTGAATATGGCCGAGAGTATGGCACTGGAAACTCCATTAATGTCCTCTACCATAGTTACGGACACTATGATGCGCTGCTGGCTCCAATTGGCAATGTGCAATCCAGGAT AACTAGCTTGGTCTCCAGGAGCTCTATCCAGGAGAGTTTGAAGATTTGTCCCAATGTCACCTATGCTTGTGAGCTACTGCCTCATAGATTGAAGGGCTGTACATCAGATTTTCCTTCTGAACCAGGCAGCATCGCAGTTAAGCTGTGA